A DNA window from Drosophila virilis strain 15010-1051.87 chromosome 4, Dvir_AGI_RSII-ME, whole genome shotgun sequence contains the following coding sequences:
- the Ge-1 gene encoding enhancer of mRNA-decapping protein 4 homolog isoform X1, whose protein sequence is MLIALFALAHLPIFRKPPLSLQSSSRCGKGKSNATKHASKTTATTTTTTTDNAHLTALTSNSNLQTTATTILIGTRLNMSSSNEQDQQATAASIIVAANGNQTDVKKIEIINFKPYDKQCCYNIKTNHTKVYGCGGSHARGSSKVKLKNVVDYKWEHKYYYPGHLVAVHRDGKHLAYAINVNNKATGMEGMVRVCNTSTSQRALIKGMNGEVLDLQFAHSERERILAVIDMCSLFVYKIDLIDGNLICKLVLKVDDPIANYVPEYDMVSWCPYITSSGSSSNNNTSGGGGGVSGVTGHEEDDENQLLIWSRSKQFQCFHVRMIISEHGRGQIKPASLETGYLKIEEDSLITCAALSPDGTTVAAACTDGLVRFYQIYLFDVRNHRCLHEWKPHDGKPVASLFFLDNINKPVEDAYWQYVITTSDHNTEIKLWNCSLWECLQTINIMASVPPTVHPGMFIAGIDRSANYLVISSLDALAVYVMQISSCGIVRSSVNDQASDSGDSDNGSDADDAGSGTGNNDAAVRIQNIAEFKLSSGILSFSIVNASMRRMKSTNESYYPFEEPDDYDDDSTATTDALVVHMFVVQAKSLQECQIIYQPCVAEKPVRSLNSSNKSSASNKRSLTPDGATPSRLLHVNEIKAEPSSPHNSSSGSSAVPLDTLFGKSKRNSVSSTSASVVAVAVAAAAAPSAILQETPTTGTNKSRSASPQYGSGYPQLNLMTPDAFSASGATTMLLTTTSISSNTTGTDAISSSAGATTANTDQSAINSQVLNTLRMLATVTAKGTESANANLLKLMNNTLIEDREQQKLKDKMDARKKFIAIDRNPERNAGENLASGGSSPSREVQEIMATQEDADDYEPELENLESDEENPYYMLCKTEKKTEDELANSPTVEETAAVATNWPSQDSKLPTKKSAELQNAAQIMSQAVQHKNNGNVPPTLGNSSCSNNTATTLNSSGNNNISSCSHNAAIENSTGNAEINAKLEQLLDLVKAQSLQLHKLEHEVSKIQQQQQQLQPSSGATPLQPKSIHELAYKIEMQLSKLMEQYLKRYENEHKKKLTEFLHARETQNRELRDSVLQVLNQYVMNHFTDIIGNVLNMELQRQLLPRVNAKMDQLQNQMQLEIVQKLNVFDKTVKENIAQVCKSKQFLDAFGKSVLIGVQTSLQTAFIESMSSTLIPAYEKSSQNMFKQLHEAFSVGIKDFMVEFNAYLQHMPQPHNSEELSNKLGLLKQLVETNLLKHRTELTDAMLETQREVKSLEILLARQVQETIRTELRKHMDNQNMALRSQAATPAPTYDLRESIKQLLLAGQINKAFHQALLANDLNLVEFTLRHTDRMQVFAPEGCRLEQKVLLSLIQQISADMSNHNELKQSYLNEALLAINMSDPITREHAPKVLSELYRNCQLFIKNCPKSPQCSNVRLLIAMCSATYRDQFK, encoded by the exons ATGTTAATCGCGCTCTTTGCGCTCGCACATTTGCCAATCTTTCGTAAGCCGCCGCTGTCATTGCAATCATCATCAAGGTGtggcaaaggcaaaagcaaCGCAACAAAGCACGCGagcaaaacaacagcaacaacaacaacaacaacaacagacaacGCTCATTTAACGGCATTAACAAGCAACAGTAATTTgcagacaacagcaacaacaattctaATTGGAACCCGCCTCAatatgagcagcagcaacgaacAGGATCagcaggcaacagcagccagcatCATCGTTGCTGCCAACGGCAATCAAACGGATGTgaaaaaaatcgaaattat TAACTTCAAGCCATATGACAAGCAATGCTGCTATAACATCAAAACCAATCATACGAAAGTTTATGGCTGTGGCGGCTCCCATGCGCGTGGCTCCTCCAAGGTTAAGCTAAAGAATGTCGTCGACTATAAATGGGAGCACAAATACTATTATCCCGGTCATTTGGTGGCCGTGCATCGCGATGGCAAGCATTTGGCATATGCCATAAATG TCAACAACAAAGCCACCGGCATGGAAGGCATGGTCCGTGTGTGCAACACCAGCACCAGCCAGCGTGCCCTCATCAAGGGCATGAATGGTGAGGTTCTCGATCTACAATTTGCCCACAGCGAACGGGAGCGCATCCTGGCGGTCATAGATATGTGCTCGCTGTTTGTGTATAAAATCGATTTAATCGATGGAAATTTAATATGCAAACTTGTACTCAAAGTGGATGATCCTATTGCAAACTATGTGCCAGAATATGACATGGTTTCCTGGTGTCCTTACATAacaagcagcggcagcagcagcaacaacaataccaGTGGCGGTGGCGGGGGCGTCAGTGGTGTCACTGGCCACGAAGAGGATGATGAAAATCAGCTTTTGATTTGGTCGCGCAGCAAACAGTTTCAATGCTTTCATGTCAGGATGATTATATCCGAGCATGGC cgGGGACAGATTAAACCGGCGTCTCTGGAGACTGGTTATTTGAAGATTGAGGAGGATTCCTTAATTACCTGCGCTGCTCTATCGCCCGATGGCACCACCGTTGCCGCCGCTTGTACTGATGGCCTGGTGCGTTTctatcaaatttatttgtttgatgtGCGCAATCATCGCTGCCTACACGAATGGAAGCCGCACGATGGCAAGCCGGTGGCCTCGTTGTTCTTCTTGGATAACATTAACAAGCCTGTGGAAGA TGCCTACTGGCAGTATGTGATTACAACCAGCGATCATAATACTGAGATAAAGCTGTGGAACTGCTCGCTGTGGGAGTGTCTGCAGACCATCAATATTATGGCCTCAGTTCCGCCCACTGTGCATCCGGGCATGTTCATAGCTGGCATTGATCGTAGCGCCAACTATTTAGTTATATCCAGCCTGGATGCGTTAGCCGTATATGTGATGCAGATTAGCAGCTGTGGCATCGTCAGAAGCAGCGTCAACGATCAGGCCAGCGACAGTGGGGATTCGGATAATGGCAGCGATGCTGATGACGCTGGCAGCGGCACTGGCAATAACGATGCtgccgtacgcattcaaaacaTAGCAGAGTTCAAGCTGAGCTCGGGCATACTATCTTTTTCCATAGTGAATGCCAGCATGCGTCGGATGAAGAGCACCAACGAGAGCTACTATCCGTTTGAGGAGCCTGATGATTACGACGATGATAGCACTGCCACAACCGATGCCCTAGTGGTGCATATGTTTGTGGTGCAGGCCAAGAGCTTGCAGGAGTGCCAGATTATCTATCAGCCATGTGTGGCCGAAAAGCCAGTAAGAAGTttaaatagcagcaacaaaagtaGTGCCAGCAATAAGCGCTCCCTGACACCGGATGGTGCGACGCCATCGCGACTGCTACACGTCAATGAGATTAAGGCGGAGCCCAGTTCAccgcacaacagcagcagcggctccaGCGCAGTGCCACTGGATACACTCTTCGGCAAGTCCAAACGCAACTCAGTTAGTTCAACGTCCGCCTCGGTGGtggctgttgcagttgctgctgcggctgcaccTTCGGCCATCCTGCAAGAGACACCTACGACGGGCACAAATAAATCACGTTCCGCTTCGCCCCAGTATGGCAGCGGCTATCCGCAACTGAATCTCATGACTCCGGATGCGTTTAGCGCCAGCGGTGCCACCACCATGCTTTTGACCACGACCAGCATTAGCAGCAACACAACTGGCACCGATGCCATCAGCAGCTCTGCGGGTGCAACTACGGCTAACACAGATCAGTCCGCGATCAACTCTCAGGTGCTGAACACGCTGCGCATGCTGGCAACAGTGACTGCCAAGGGAACGGAGTCGGCCAATGCGAATCTTTTGAAACTGATGAACAATACGCTCATTGAGGATCGGGAACAGCAGAAGCTTAAAGACAAAATGGATGCGCGCAAGAAGTTCATAGCCATTGATCGCAATCCGGAACGCAATGCGGGTGAGAATTTAGCCAGTGGCGGTTCCAGTCCAAGTCGTGAAGTCCAAGAGATTATGGCCACACAAGAGGATGCAGATGACTACGAACCGGAATTGGAGAATCTAGAATCTGACGAAGAGAACCCCtactatatgctatgcaaaaCGGAAAAAAA aaCCGAGGATGAGTTGGCCAATTCACCAACCGTCGAGGAAACGGCAGCTGTAGCGACCAATTGGCCGTCACAGGATTCCAAGCTGCCAACCAAAAAATCCGCTGAACTTCAAAATGCGGCACAAATCATGTCGCAAGCGGTGCAGCACAAGAACAATGGCAATGTGCCGCCCACGCTGGGCAACAgtagctgcagcaacaacacggcaacaacattaaacagcagcggcaacaacaacatcagcagctgcagccacaaTGCGGCAATTGAAAATTCCACAGGCAATGCAGAGATCAATGCAAAACTGGAACAACTATTGG ATCTGGTCAAGGCGCaatcgctgcagctgcataaaCTGGAGCACGAAGTTAGCAAGattcaacaacagcagcagcagctgcaaccaAGCAGCGGTGCGACGCCCTTGCAGCCGAAAAGCATCCACGAGCTGGCctacaaaattgaaatgcaactGTCCAAGCTAATGGAACAATACTTAAAGCGTTACGAGAACGAGCACAAAAAGAAACTAACCGAGTTCCTGCATGCGCG TGAGACTCAAAATCGTGAACTGCGAGATTCGGTGCTGCAGGTGCTCAATCAGTATGTTATGAATCATTTTACGGACATTATTGGCAATGTTCTGAACATGGAGCTGCAGCGTCAGCTGTTGCCACGCGTAAATGCCAAAATGGATCAGTTGCAGAATCAAATGCAACTGGAGATagtgcaaaaattaaatgtgtttGACAAGACGGTCAAGGAGAACATTGCACAGGTGTGCAAAAGCAAG CAATTTCTGGATGCCTTTGGCAAATCTGTGCTGATTGGCGTTCAGACAAGCCTGCAAACGGCCTTTATTGAGTCCATGAGCAGCACTCTGATACCAGCCTACGAGAAGTCCTCGCAAAATATGTTCAAGCAGCTGCACGAAGCGTTCAGCGTGGGCATCAAAGATT TCATGGTGGAGTTTAACGCGTATCTGCAGCACATGCCACAGCCGCACAATAGCGAGGAGCTGAGCAACAAGCTGGGCCTATTAAAGCAGCTGGTAGAGACAAATTTACTTAAGCATCGCACCGAACTAACCGACGCCATGCTGGAGACACAGCGCGAGGTGAAGAGCCTGGAGATATTGCTTGCCCGCCAGGTGCAGGAGACCATACGTACCGAGCTGCGCAAGCATATGGATAATCAGAACATGGCGTTGCGCTCGCAGGCAGCCACACCGGCGCCCACCTATGATCTGCGTGAGAGCATTAAACAACTGCTGCTGGCGGGTCAAATCAACAAAGCCTTTCATCAAGCACTGCTTGCCAATGATTTGAATCTGGTGGAGTTCACATTGCGGCATACGGATCGCATGCAGGTCTTTGCGCCTGAGGGTTGTCGGCTGGAGCAAAAGGTGCTGCTCTCACTCATTCAGCAAATATCAGCGGACATGAGCAACCATAATGAGCTTAAACAGAG CTACCTCAATGAGGCGCTGCTGGCCATTAATATGTCGGATCCCATAACGCGCGAGCATGCACCGAAAGTGCTCTCCGAGCTGTATCGCAATTGCCAGCTGTTCATCAAGAATTGTCCCAAAAGTCCGCAATGTAGCAATGTTCGCCTATTGATTGCCATGTGCAGCGCCACTTACCGTGATCAATTCAAATGA
- the Ge-1 gene encoding enhancer of mRNA-decapping protein 4 homolog isoform X2, whose amino-acid sequence MSSSNEQDQQATAASIIVAANGNQTDVKKIEIINFKPYDKQCCYNIKTNHTKVYGCGGSHARGSSKVKLKNVVDYKWEHKYYYPGHLVAVHRDGKHLAYAINVNNKATGMEGMVRVCNTSTSQRALIKGMNGEVLDLQFAHSERERILAVIDMCSLFVYKIDLIDGNLICKLVLKVDDPIANYVPEYDMVSWCPYITSSGSSSNNNTSGGGGGVSGVTGHEEDDENQLLIWSRSKQFQCFHVRMIISEHGRGQIKPASLETGYLKIEEDSLITCAALSPDGTTVAAACTDGLVRFYQIYLFDVRNHRCLHEWKPHDGKPVASLFFLDNINKPVEDAYWQYVITTSDHNTEIKLWNCSLWECLQTINIMASVPPTVHPGMFIAGIDRSANYLVISSLDALAVYVMQISSCGIVRSSVNDQASDSGDSDNGSDADDAGSGTGNNDAAVRIQNIAEFKLSSGILSFSIVNASMRRMKSTNESYYPFEEPDDYDDDSTATTDALVVHMFVVQAKSLQECQIIYQPCVAEKPVRSLNSSNKSSASNKRSLTPDGATPSRLLHVNEIKAEPSSPHNSSSGSSAVPLDTLFGKSKRNSVSSTSASVVAVAVAAAAAPSAILQETPTTGTNKSRSASPQYGSGYPQLNLMTPDAFSASGATTMLLTTTSISSNTTGTDAISSSAGATTANTDQSAINSQVLNTLRMLATVTAKGTESANANLLKLMNNTLIEDREQQKLKDKMDARKKFIAIDRNPERNAGENLASGGSSPSREVQEIMATQEDADDYEPELENLESDEENPYYMLCKTEKKTEDELANSPTVEETAAVATNWPSQDSKLPTKKSAELQNAAQIMSQAVQHKNNGNVPPTLGNSSCSNNTATTLNSSGNNNISSCSHNAAIENSTGNAEINAKLEQLLDLVKAQSLQLHKLEHEVSKIQQQQQQLQPSSGATPLQPKSIHELAYKIEMQLSKLMEQYLKRYENEHKKKLTEFLHARETQNRELRDSVLQVLNQYVMNHFTDIIGNVLNMELQRQLLPRVNAKMDQLQNQMQLEIVQKLNVFDKTVKENIAQVCKSKQFLDAFGKSVLIGVQTSLQTAFIESMSSTLIPAYEKSSQNMFKQLHEAFSVGIKDFMVEFNAYLQHMPQPHNSEELSNKLGLLKQLVETNLLKHRTELTDAMLETQREVKSLEILLARQVQETIRTELRKHMDNQNMALRSQAATPAPTYDLRESIKQLLLAGQINKAFHQALLANDLNLVEFTLRHTDRMQVFAPEGCRLEQKVLLSLIQQISADMSNHNELKQSYLNEALLAINMSDPITREHAPKVLSELYRNCQLFIKNCPKSPQCSNVRLLIAMCSATYRDQFK is encoded by the exons atgagcagcagcaacgaacAGGATCagcaggcaacagcagccagcatCATCGTTGCTGCCAACGGCAATCAAACGGATGTgaaaaaaatcgaaattat TAACTTCAAGCCATATGACAAGCAATGCTGCTATAACATCAAAACCAATCATACGAAAGTTTATGGCTGTGGCGGCTCCCATGCGCGTGGCTCCTCCAAGGTTAAGCTAAAGAATGTCGTCGACTATAAATGGGAGCACAAATACTATTATCCCGGTCATTTGGTGGCCGTGCATCGCGATGGCAAGCATTTGGCATATGCCATAAATG TCAACAACAAAGCCACCGGCATGGAAGGCATGGTCCGTGTGTGCAACACCAGCACCAGCCAGCGTGCCCTCATCAAGGGCATGAATGGTGAGGTTCTCGATCTACAATTTGCCCACAGCGAACGGGAGCGCATCCTGGCGGTCATAGATATGTGCTCGCTGTTTGTGTATAAAATCGATTTAATCGATGGAAATTTAATATGCAAACTTGTACTCAAAGTGGATGATCCTATTGCAAACTATGTGCCAGAATATGACATGGTTTCCTGGTGTCCTTACATAacaagcagcggcagcagcagcaacaacaataccaGTGGCGGTGGCGGGGGCGTCAGTGGTGTCACTGGCCACGAAGAGGATGATGAAAATCAGCTTTTGATTTGGTCGCGCAGCAAACAGTTTCAATGCTTTCATGTCAGGATGATTATATCCGAGCATGGC cgGGGACAGATTAAACCGGCGTCTCTGGAGACTGGTTATTTGAAGATTGAGGAGGATTCCTTAATTACCTGCGCTGCTCTATCGCCCGATGGCACCACCGTTGCCGCCGCTTGTACTGATGGCCTGGTGCGTTTctatcaaatttatttgtttgatgtGCGCAATCATCGCTGCCTACACGAATGGAAGCCGCACGATGGCAAGCCGGTGGCCTCGTTGTTCTTCTTGGATAACATTAACAAGCCTGTGGAAGA TGCCTACTGGCAGTATGTGATTACAACCAGCGATCATAATACTGAGATAAAGCTGTGGAACTGCTCGCTGTGGGAGTGTCTGCAGACCATCAATATTATGGCCTCAGTTCCGCCCACTGTGCATCCGGGCATGTTCATAGCTGGCATTGATCGTAGCGCCAACTATTTAGTTATATCCAGCCTGGATGCGTTAGCCGTATATGTGATGCAGATTAGCAGCTGTGGCATCGTCAGAAGCAGCGTCAACGATCAGGCCAGCGACAGTGGGGATTCGGATAATGGCAGCGATGCTGATGACGCTGGCAGCGGCACTGGCAATAACGATGCtgccgtacgcattcaaaacaTAGCAGAGTTCAAGCTGAGCTCGGGCATACTATCTTTTTCCATAGTGAATGCCAGCATGCGTCGGATGAAGAGCACCAACGAGAGCTACTATCCGTTTGAGGAGCCTGATGATTACGACGATGATAGCACTGCCACAACCGATGCCCTAGTGGTGCATATGTTTGTGGTGCAGGCCAAGAGCTTGCAGGAGTGCCAGATTATCTATCAGCCATGTGTGGCCGAAAAGCCAGTAAGAAGTttaaatagcagcaacaaaagtaGTGCCAGCAATAAGCGCTCCCTGACACCGGATGGTGCGACGCCATCGCGACTGCTACACGTCAATGAGATTAAGGCGGAGCCCAGTTCAccgcacaacagcagcagcggctccaGCGCAGTGCCACTGGATACACTCTTCGGCAAGTCCAAACGCAACTCAGTTAGTTCAACGTCCGCCTCGGTGGtggctgttgcagttgctgctgcggctgcaccTTCGGCCATCCTGCAAGAGACACCTACGACGGGCACAAATAAATCACGTTCCGCTTCGCCCCAGTATGGCAGCGGCTATCCGCAACTGAATCTCATGACTCCGGATGCGTTTAGCGCCAGCGGTGCCACCACCATGCTTTTGACCACGACCAGCATTAGCAGCAACACAACTGGCACCGATGCCATCAGCAGCTCTGCGGGTGCAACTACGGCTAACACAGATCAGTCCGCGATCAACTCTCAGGTGCTGAACACGCTGCGCATGCTGGCAACAGTGACTGCCAAGGGAACGGAGTCGGCCAATGCGAATCTTTTGAAACTGATGAACAATACGCTCATTGAGGATCGGGAACAGCAGAAGCTTAAAGACAAAATGGATGCGCGCAAGAAGTTCATAGCCATTGATCGCAATCCGGAACGCAATGCGGGTGAGAATTTAGCCAGTGGCGGTTCCAGTCCAAGTCGTGAAGTCCAAGAGATTATGGCCACACAAGAGGATGCAGATGACTACGAACCGGAATTGGAGAATCTAGAATCTGACGAAGAGAACCCCtactatatgctatgcaaaaCGGAAAAAAA aaCCGAGGATGAGTTGGCCAATTCACCAACCGTCGAGGAAACGGCAGCTGTAGCGACCAATTGGCCGTCACAGGATTCCAAGCTGCCAACCAAAAAATCCGCTGAACTTCAAAATGCGGCACAAATCATGTCGCAAGCGGTGCAGCACAAGAACAATGGCAATGTGCCGCCCACGCTGGGCAACAgtagctgcagcaacaacacggcaacaacattaaacagcagcggcaacaacaacatcagcagctgcagccacaaTGCGGCAATTGAAAATTCCACAGGCAATGCAGAGATCAATGCAAAACTGGAACAACTATTGG ATCTGGTCAAGGCGCaatcgctgcagctgcataaaCTGGAGCACGAAGTTAGCAAGattcaacaacagcagcagcagctgcaaccaAGCAGCGGTGCGACGCCCTTGCAGCCGAAAAGCATCCACGAGCTGGCctacaaaattgaaatgcaactGTCCAAGCTAATGGAACAATACTTAAAGCGTTACGAGAACGAGCACAAAAAGAAACTAACCGAGTTCCTGCATGCGCG TGAGACTCAAAATCGTGAACTGCGAGATTCGGTGCTGCAGGTGCTCAATCAGTATGTTATGAATCATTTTACGGACATTATTGGCAATGTTCTGAACATGGAGCTGCAGCGTCAGCTGTTGCCACGCGTAAATGCCAAAATGGATCAGTTGCAGAATCAAATGCAACTGGAGATagtgcaaaaattaaatgtgtttGACAAGACGGTCAAGGAGAACATTGCACAGGTGTGCAAAAGCAAG CAATTTCTGGATGCCTTTGGCAAATCTGTGCTGATTGGCGTTCAGACAAGCCTGCAAACGGCCTTTATTGAGTCCATGAGCAGCACTCTGATACCAGCCTACGAGAAGTCCTCGCAAAATATGTTCAAGCAGCTGCACGAAGCGTTCAGCGTGGGCATCAAAGATT TCATGGTGGAGTTTAACGCGTATCTGCAGCACATGCCACAGCCGCACAATAGCGAGGAGCTGAGCAACAAGCTGGGCCTATTAAAGCAGCTGGTAGAGACAAATTTACTTAAGCATCGCACCGAACTAACCGACGCCATGCTGGAGACACAGCGCGAGGTGAAGAGCCTGGAGATATTGCTTGCCCGCCAGGTGCAGGAGACCATACGTACCGAGCTGCGCAAGCATATGGATAATCAGAACATGGCGTTGCGCTCGCAGGCAGCCACACCGGCGCCCACCTATGATCTGCGTGAGAGCATTAAACAACTGCTGCTGGCGGGTCAAATCAACAAAGCCTTTCATCAAGCACTGCTTGCCAATGATTTGAATCTGGTGGAGTTCACATTGCGGCATACGGATCGCATGCAGGTCTTTGCGCCTGAGGGTTGTCGGCTGGAGCAAAAGGTGCTGCTCTCACTCATTCAGCAAATATCAGCGGACATGAGCAACCATAATGAGCTTAAACAGAG CTACCTCAATGAGGCGCTGCTGGCCATTAATATGTCGGATCCCATAACGCGCGAGCATGCACCGAAAGTGCTCTCCGAGCTGTATCGCAATTGCCAGCTGTTCATCAAGAATTGTCCCAAAAGTCCGCAATGTAGCAATGTTCGCCTATTGATTGCCATGTGCAGCGCCACTTACCGTGATCAATTCAAATGA